The following nucleotide sequence is from Penicillium digitatum chromosome 5, complete sequence.
GAGGAAGGCCGCTCCGTCTACCTGTCCGTCCGCGGTCGCGTCTTCGATGTCACCCCTGGCAGGAACTTTTATGGGCCGGTATGTCTGTGGATCGTGAAATGCCATCGGGCAGCGCCGTTGGAGCCGAAGCTGACTACAATGATTGGTATAGGGTGGACCTTACGAGAACTTCGCTGGTCGGGACGCCTCGCGCGGCTTGGCTTTCCAGAGCTTTGATGAGGAGATGCTGACCAAGGACCTGTCGGCACCGTTGGATGATCTTAAGGATTTAGATGCGGAGCAGCTGGAGAACCTACAATCGTGGGAAGACCGCTTCTTGGAGAAATACCT
It contains:
- a CDS encoding Cytochrome b5 is translated as MDSSAPQAEVMSIASPINLILVSLFGVLVYWHFRPKAPITLPRAPPPTVFKTYTPKTLLQFNGEEGRSVYLSVRGRVFDVTPGRNFYGPGGPYENFAGRDASRGLAFQSFDEEMLTKDLSAPLDDLKDLDAEQLENLQSWEDRFLEKYLVVGKLVAEGNPEAPK